From Asterias rubens chromosome 6, eAstRub1.3, whole genome shotgun sequence, one genomic window encodes:
- the LOC117291306 gene encoding metabotropic glutamate receptor 4-like, giving the protein MAANGRRFTPAVTLIVAVIVVAAPTVKATVNQFSLPTHCHVYRQPGDLILGGMFTIARRSPSSCNFTDEEISLGMLLPEAMAFAIQSVNARDDLLPNITLGFEIWDSGWVEDIAVGVALSFVSDSPLGVSQACERGVNRSKVVGIVGPESSAKTVLVSKITQPYQLPIVSHWATSNELSNKARFPFALRTVPPDQFQAGAIVDLLTHFSWEYVAVIYTVDSYGIHGARELISQAEERGVCIALSAPLSELDTERDRQEIVLALKRLSFVRVVIIFAAGALPYSFLQQVSKTDFPYKITWIGSDGWGYELPHYGLEDLVSGGIFTRLNNPKLPAFEEYLNSVDPRLVNAAGPWFTRYWRRYLDHNCTDHAPLGTCTSQLSKGYSATYNIAGPIDAVHVFAHGLHSLLTETCSSGSVKNCSSMLDQVDGKELLKHLLRVNFTGATGPFNLNEDGDPEGMYLFTHLKQSHGQYDFVNIGKWDSRKGNDRLQLGIDLIQWSGVENLDSKPPISSCRQTCSAGYILVPLEQKCCWGCQPCSDNAIILNGTECVSCNLTFWPNDNYETCIPIQPQTIDLADPLITSILAMAGVGFLLSCLTGSGMVYYRHSRLVKATSRELSILNLLGLGLAFLVVIPLLQPPSTVACSASEALISLCFTLTYAPTLLKVNRIYRIFSAGKRSVRPPRFVSPGHQLAMAAALILVQVVAVVFAGLLQPAVPALLFTSPPSDHIELYCVFSPAFPGFCAYNLLIVLLCCYFALLARKVPDNYNESKFIGVSVYSSLVLGIAVVPVYTTASRASQKVSFLAIAVVANSFITIFFVYFPKLFAIRFQARVHNQDGEPRTLASTLGAGNAR; this is encoded by the exons ATGGCTGCCAATGGACGGAGATTTACGCCAGCAGTAACACTAATCGTAGCCGTCATCGTTGTCGCTGCCCCAACGGTTAAAGCCACGGTCAACCAATTCTCCCTACCGACACATTGTCATGTTTACCGGCAACCAGGAGACCTCATCTTGGGTGGGATGTTCACAATAGCTCGCAGGTCTCCTTCAAGTTGCAACTTCACCGACGAAGAGATATCTCTCGGTATGCTCCTCCCAGAGGCGATGGCATTCGCTATTCAGTCCGTTAACGCAAGAGATGATCTTCTCCCGAACATCACTCTCGGATTTGAAATATGGGACTCGGGTTGGGTTGAAGATATAGCAGTCGGTGTTGCATTGTCATttgtgagcgattcaccacttggtgtttcccaggCTTGTGAAAGAGGAGTAAACCGAAGCAAGGTGGTTGGTATTGTTGGTCCAGAATCGAGTGCAAAAACCGTTTTAGTGAGTAAGATAACCCAGCCTTACCAACTGCCAATCGTGTCCCATTGGGCCACAAGCAACGAGCTCTCCAACAAAGCCCGCTTCCCGTTCGCTCTTCGCACCGTGCCGCCTGATCAGTTTCAGGCTGGTGCCATCGTGGACTTGTTGACACATTTCAGCTGGGAGTACGTCGCTGTGATCTACACGGTGGACAGCTACGGGATCCATGGAGCACGAGAGCTAATCTCGCAGGCGGAAGAACGCGGTGTGTGCATCGCCCTGTCGGCTCCACTTTCAGAGCTGGACACGGAGCGGGATCGACAAGAAATTGTGCTAGCGCTTAAACGACTTAGCTTTGTCCGCGTCGTGATCATATTTGCGGCCGGAGCGTTACCGTACAGCTTTCTCCAACAGGTCTCAAAGACTGACTTCCCGTATAAGATCACCTGGATTGGTAGTGATGGCTGGGGATACGAACTACCTCACTACGGTCTGGAAGACCTCGTAAGTGGCGGAATCTTCACCCGATTGAACAATCCAAAACTGCCGGCATTTGAAGAATACCTGAACTCAGTTGATCCACGCCTGGTTAACGCCGCCGGTCCGTGGTTCACTCGCTACTGGAGGCGGTATCTCGACCACAACTGTACTGATCATGCCCCATTGGGAACATGCACTTCTCAACTGTCAAAGGGATACTCAGCTACCTACAACATTGCGGGGCCCATTGATGCCGTCCATGTATTCGCCCATGGCCTCCACTCACTGCTGACGGAGACATGCTCGTCTGGTTCAGTCAAAAATTGCTCGTCAATGTTAGACCAAGTTGATGGCAAGGAGTTGTTAAAACACCTTCTTCGAGTTAATTTCACTGGCGCCACGGGACCATTTAATCTGAATGAAGATGGCGATCCTGAAGGCATGTATCTCTTCACTCATCTCAAGCAGTCTCATGGCCAATATGATTTTGTGAACATCGGGAAGTGGGACTCCAGGAAGGGCAATGATCGGCTTCAGTTAGGGATCGATTTGATTCAGTGGTCAGGTGTAGAAAATCTGGATAGCAAACCACCAATTTCTTCCTGTCGACAGACATGTTCAGCAGGATACATTTTGGTACCTCTGGAACAAAAGTGCTGTTGGGGTTGTCAGCCCTGTAGTGACAATGCAATTATATTAAACGGTACCGAGTGCGTGTCCTGTAACTTAACCTTCTGGCCGAATGATAACTACGAAACATGCATCCCAATCCAACCTCAGACCATTGACCTTGCAGACCCTCTTATTACCAGCATCTTGGCTATGGCAGGTGTTGGGTTTCTGCTTTCATGTTTAACAGGGTCCGGTATGGTGTACTATCGGCACAGCAGGCTTGTGAAGGCTACAAGTCGCGAGCTCAGCATCTTGAACCTTCTTGGCTTAGGACTAGCCTTCCTTGTGGTGATCCCACTTCTGCAACCACCTTCTACCGTAGCATGCTCAGCTTCGGAAGCTCTAATCTCATTATGCTTCACATTGACCTACGCACCTACTCTCCTCAAGGTTAACAGGATCTACCGGATTTTCAGTGCTGGAAAGAGATCTGTCAGGCCTCCTCGCTTTGTGAGTCCCGGTCATCAGCTTGCCATGGCTGCCGCACTCATTCTAGTACAG gTTGTTGCCGTGGTTTTCGCGGGACTTTTACAACCGGCTGTTCCCGCTCTCCTGTTCACGTCACCGCCGAGTGACCACATCGAGCTGTACTGCGTCTTCAGCCCGGCCTTTCCaggattctgtgcttacaaccTCCTAATCGTTCTACTGTGCTGCTACTTTGCTTTGCTTGCCCGTAAAGTCCCCGATAACTACAACGAGTCCAAGTTCATTGGCGTTAGCGTTTACTCCTCCCTGGTATTAGGTATTGCGGTTGTACCTGTTTACACAACGGCCTCTCGCGCGTCCCAGAAAGTTTCCTTCCTTGCCATTGCCGTTGTAGCCAATTCGTTTATCACAATTTTCTTCGTGTATTTTCCGAAGCTGTTTGCCATTAGGTTCCAGGCCCGTGTCCATAATCAAGATGGCGAACCCAGAACCTTAGCATCGACACTGGGAGCAGGCAACGCCCGTTAA